The DNA segment aatttggtatagagatagtttaagaccctgacaAGGTCCATTCTTTCCCGGGAAAACATATAGCGGTACTTTTGTCTCGGAAAagtccttcacgcgggcgaagccgcgtgcaaaagctaggTAATATTTAACATTGAGTCAGTTTAGAAGCATTTTTCTAAGTTTTACGGTACACCAGACGATGAATAGCTAACGCACACTGTTTTAAGGGTCTATTTCACGagttttaagttaaatttatttgtcagttatcgttaatagctaatgtagatagttcTTATTTGATTACCACTTATTTGGGAGCAGACATTCTACAGTATGACTAGtctatacctacatattatggTACGTTAATTGCAGGTACTGACTCTTGCGCCAACTTGGCACGTACAATATCTACTATTATTGATTGTTTCCTTTTACCCAGGAGGCTGAACGGTGAACTCTATTGAGGATTATATCGTTTATATTGTGTTGCATTTATAAACATATGatcttattgttataaaattactcaTTGAATATAAATGATCCCCTATGTAAGTTTTATGCGTGTATCACGTCCCATAATCCCTAACGTATGTAATTCCCCAAAGTGTCAGGCAAAGATATACCTGGTAAGCACAAATATGGTTTGGAGTCTCTCCCTAAGCAATTCTTGTGTGCTCGGTTTCCACACTCAATGTACACCCGTGCAGAGGGCGACATTGTCGTGGCATAGTTAAGTATGAATACCTCATGGTCgtcaattcacattgaggtctttGACGGCTCGCGAATATTTCCCGGTCTTCTTCCCTCCCAACTTTTCTCAAGGTCcatgcagtcgctaagccgggagAACCCGGTGCCGaatgcggggtccgatacaaaaaacaaaaatgccGAGATTTTTTATGTCCCATGCGATAGGGGAAGAGCGAGAGCGTAGACATAAATAAGTTTTTCGGTATGgactacatttaaaattattatttacgaatTAAGTAAATAGAACTAGATAGAGATATTTGGGAGGTCGTGAATGGGAATCTGGGGTGGGCTATGATTCTAGAATGGCATTGAAAGCATCTCCGTCTACTGATAAAGGTATCAGTAGAATCAGAAATTCTCCAATGTTTCGCTTTAGGTTTTCTAGATCAAAAGAATCTAGAGCATCACGTTCGCAGCGGTTCACCGCAAGTAAGATATGTAAAACGCACAAACACATGACTtctcacaataaattatttacactaGTTTATCATGCTGTTACTACGTGCtttgacaaataaatttaaatagtacAGCACAGATGGTATAAGAATCTAGGCCAAAAACAATAGAGAGTATTCCACGTTGATGGTGGGTAAGAACCTTAGGTAAGAACTATACAAAAGTTTGCATTCAGCCCCGGaccttgaattttttggaggcggggcaaaatctggatagtgccgcccccgaccacctatatttttacttttatcatgatcatcatcatcatttcgcgccccgcgggaaataatttgtatgtgtaatgtactggatgtctcagtagtcaaagttgccttaattatgagttgtgtattcgtctgccaattTTGAATCTGCCGCCCTCTAAAtacgccgcccggggcacgggcccttgCTTgccccccccctagatccggggctgttTTCATTACGTCATTGATCTAATCCACGGAAAATCTATACTGCGGTAGCAGTTTCTTCTTAACGACGTCATTTAGTTCAAGCACAAGAAACGGCGAAATActggttacaaatatttattaaaaatgtactcTAAATATATTACGTCTCCGTTATGTCTTTGTAATctcatttctttattatattctgtcaaGTATTGAGTCAATAGCcggttaaaaatattgaaaagttttATCAATGTGAAGGCCAATCCGCTTCGACGAGATAAAGGTGCGCGTGCTGTTATTATAGTTGACCGATACTATAAGGTCAAAGACAATTGTCATGACTTCGTAATCGCCTACATGGAAGCCAATGAACCGCGGAACATACGGTGGCCGAAATTGCCACAAAGTCTAATCGGCCTTGTACTAAAAACCTAAACTAATATCAGGCCACTTATCCACTATTGCGTAGCTTAgatcgaaaataatttatattcgcgataatttcaataaatcagCTACCCTTCTTAATGCttttcttcaaaataaaattagtatctAAATGCAACTCACTTCGTCTATTTTCTCCATCAAATTGCTGACCCTGAAATCATTGTGTGTAAGTACGGGGCGGTGGAGAGGTTTGTTGTACATCTCAAACATATCCAAGCTAAAGTTAACCAGGAATTTCTTCATCACTTCCTTATGGTCTATCGATGCCGCCGCGATCGCCTTGTCTGCTATGCTCTTAGACAGAACTTTCATTTTATCATCTTTGGTGGTAAATATAGCTTTCAATGGCTTACACGACTCTTCAAATTTTTTCGGATCCTCCGCACTATAAGCGAATCCTAAGGCGTGAAACTTCGCCAGTTCTGTGACAGCAGAGGCAGCAAACTCCCAGTTCAGCCCCTTCAGCCTATCACTTATTCGGAACCCTCTGGCGGTTAAATCTTCGATAACAATAACCTCTTCATATTTCGTTTCATTACAGCCATAAAACTCTGGTATTTCAAATCGGTGTTCATCGGGAATGTTGTGTTTATCTTCTAGGTCGCggtatatctttttaattttagtgtaaAAATATTGCTCTGACTTAAATAGACTGTCTAGGCCTTGCGTACGAATTTTTTCACCAAAAACAGCGACTTTGGCGAATAAATTGAGGTCAGGTTTGTCTTTGCCGCTAATGGTAACACCGAATAGTTGCGAGGTATAGTTAGCACCAGAGGTGACGATTGGATTTAATTTCGCGATCGGCTCGTCGTATTTCCTTTCGGTGATGATCTTGTTTACGAGCTCGGTGAGCACTCGCTCCGCGTGCGCCATGGTCTTTGCCGCGCGTCGCACTGGCGCTGGATCGTGCCGCTTGGGGTGTGTGATGTGTGCAATTTGTTCGAACATCGCGAATGTGTACTCGAGTTATGACTATAGTCACATTCAATCTTTGTCTTGAATGAATTTGTGTTACGTAGTCAACTATAATTTGTGTCATAtgcaatcaaaaataaattgttcctGCTTTAATTGACACTTTAGCAAAATCATTTGTAGCGATAATTATGTCTGCGTTAATTGAcctttttataaactttatcgCTTGGGTGTATGGTCTGAGTGCCTCGTCGGGGCAGAGAAATAATGCCAAAACACTGAGctccaaatataattaacttttaatatatCGAACATTACAACATTACTAGCATAAAAAAACAGTAACAGCGTTTCCACCCCGGGAGAAAGTTACTAGACTGGTAGATGTACCCTGAACAGGTACTTACGTTCGATTTTAGAAGACGTTACATTCCTGGGTTCAGTTTAAGACTAgacatcatttttataattattttcccaGGTTTGGTAGTTGCGTCACATGCATCGTGCTAAACTTGTTTTCATTACACAGCCAACCTAAgtacttataggtactaattgcAGCTCTACTTTCCCCTTGGGGATGCAAATGGTATAGagaatgtattttgtaaaataaaatgggCGGTGCATGCTTGTGATCGCCGATGAGCgtaatgatataaattttaataatatacgtgTTACATATTATAGGAACGATGAGTCGGCCTCTTTATCTAGAGTTAGCGTTTAAAAGCAGGTACTGGGTTAGACTCCCAAGTCGGAACAAATGAATGACTTTTTGTTTCACCTTTTACCCGAGTATATATTCTAATCCTGGTTGAACTAAGTCAAATAGTTTCGGCCATTATTGCGCTAGAAAAAGTGTGGgtcggaaaaaaaaaatcatgactTCCGCATAATATGAAAGCTTATCCTGGATCGCCACACACTCACGCGGGCTATGCAGGATTTACACTTTGTGTGCAGTGGTTTCTATCCAgacggatacaaatattctatcATCAATTAAATTAGATTAGAGAGGTTTGgagagtattttgttttttgatttcgcagagaaagtgccttattactaccgcccagccgactgagcggttatgttgtgTGTTTACGACCCAGCTTTGAGCTGCCCGGAAGATATGGAAATAGGGGAAGATAATCAATTAACTATATGTGCCTTCTTATAGGTATAGGAAACAAAATTACGTAGTCTCATTAAATTCAAGGTAAATTGTACAGTTCGTACTCTGTAGGCACTATCTATAAACTGCTTTTAATAAGGTGTCCGTTATCTGGTAGAAATTGTTTTCAAACTGACGGTTAAATAGAAGTTAGCGGGATCTATAaactttatgtattattattctaCGGGAACTATCGTAAAATATGGGGAAATATcgtaatagaatattttttgttcattacttactaatatttcCGTCATATTAATTCTAATACATGAAAACTGTTCAATTAAACAGGTTTAGGTTagcctttaaattttaatagaaggGGTGAATGTAAAGAAATCGGAAAGATAATATGTCTCACGTGATATCATCGGTAATTTCGATGCGTGTGAttgaaagagatgaagcgataccTCCACTACGTGCCCATTCCTgcagattacaataatttaaatattaattaaattattgtaatctgcCGTTCTGACTATGGTGAATTGACGGCTAGGCGAACGTATAGAATCCCACTAACGATTACCAAGTCTCAGTTAGCTAGACGCTGTCCGAGTTTCTCACTGCCttatatctacaataaaattattagaaactGTGATATAAAAGGCAAAAGTAACTTTGcttgcaaaaaaattgtaaaaaaatggtTACTTCAACTGTCATATGTTGAAAAGCTGCTAGAGTAAGACCGAGCTCACTCTGGACACACACACTCtctctcacacacacacacacacacatgctcACATAATTTCTCTCACGCCAACCATTCTCTCATCACTAAGTAATAACTAACTAgccttaaagtaataaatttatgaatactACTACCACAAAACTATGTTGCACTTCATCTtagtattaattttcttttgtttttgtaaatattgccCTGTTACTCCGTACCCATGAAACCCAAAATACAGGTCTCACCACCTAGTTTGGGTCTCGCTGTAATTCATTTCTAGTACTACTAAGgtaattgtaatattgtataagatgaacttattgtaaaaactgttgtgtttggcaaataaataaataaataaaaaaaataaataaaaaaaattattgccgCAAGTACTTATTATCGTtggtaaaattactaattaccgttggtaaaattactaattactttTGGTACAACTACTAATTACTGTTGGTAAAATTACTAGGATCTTAGGAAACATTAAGGGCGATTTTTTTTACCGCGTACAAAGAGCGTGTACTCACCGCGTCCTTCCTGTGCAAGTGGTTGCTAATCCTGTTGTCACCGTGTGCAAGCACGTTCAGTTTCAACGGTTTATACATCTCGTTATAATCCACTGTAATGGAAGATTCGAGAAACCTTTTCAATCTATCTTTATATTCTTCCTTAACAactttaattgcatttttaattgAATCTTGCAGTAAATCCACTGGTACCAACTGAATATTGTAACGATctacaattttgttaaattcttCCTTGTGTTCTTTTTCAAATGCAACGGACAGAGCGTGGAACCTAGCGATTTGTTCCACCACTCTAGCGGCATAGTTCCAATAAACAGACTTCATCCTGTCGTACACTGTGAACCCTTGTGCCAACAAGTCCTCCAACACGATTActtcttcatacattttgtcGCTGCATCCGTAACATTTCGGCGCTACGAACCGTTTGTCTTGCGGCACATTGTACTTTTCTTGCAGACTTTCgtaaatattatacagtttcgtataaaaaaagttttccaCGTCAAATATTAGCAACTGTGTTTCAACTTGCGCTCTCAGTTTTTCTCCGATGGCTCCCACTTTTGCGAATAGTTTCAGCTCTTTATATCCATTTCCGATCGTGGCCTGGAACAACTGCGAGGTGAAGTTAGCTCCGCCGCTGCTAACGgactttatattaatttgcgCATCGTTTATCTTTTGCTCTGCGGCTATTTTGTTGAGTACCTTATTGAGTACTTGCTCGTGATTTGACATGGTTCGTGTTTCGGCTGGACTCATGTTCGTTATAACGTATCACTGCCAAATATGTTCAACGTACTGTACACGtcgatttataaacaaaaagctACATCTAATCTGACCAAtcttaagataatatttattaattgtattggTATGTTATTCTATTATTGGTCCGTAAGGTAATCTGGTTACATATCATGACCGAGTAATAAATGCAAGTCATGCGAATCATTATTATAGTAAGAATGCTGTGTTAATCATCAAATGTCCTTATTCTACACAATTActatagaatttataaaaatgtaacaaaatctTTTATTCAATAGtaacttttgctcgtggctccaCCTGCGTGTAAAcgtttttccggcataaaagtctccctttatattttattgagatgaaatggagcctatatttttagGCTACACTTTTTGTAATACATCGATataaactgcattcaatttcaAGTAATAATTTATGCGTTATGCATACAAACATACTGGCAAAAATCCTGACaactgttgttttatttctgcTGCTCTAATAAAGGCTACCCATAtgaatttttgtgttaaatcTATAACGTACAGACATCCgcctattacaattttattatttgcatcGATTGTacgtatattttgtattttaattacgtacatcTGTACTGGTTGTAgggctctcatatgtgagagtccgcctaagtaagtaccaccgcaatgtgtatttctgccgccaaataACGTGTagtaactgttgtgttccggtttgaaggacattgtagccagtgtatctgttggacataatgaaacttaacatctcatgtctcaagatggcgagcgcagtggagtaccaaacaataccatgtaattcgaggtgttgaatagtgtttctactgtttatgggcggtcgtatcgcttcccatcaggagaacggcaagctcttctcgtcattcaaagcaataataaaaaatatcttaacttTT comes from the Manduca sexta isolate Smith_Timp_Sample1 chromosome 16, JHU_Msex_v1.0, whole genome shotgun sequence genome and includes:
- the LOC119189477 gene encoding uncharacterized protein LOC119189477 — translated: MSNHEQVLNKVLNKIAAEQKINDAQINIKSVSSGGANFTSQLFQATIGNGYKELKLFAKVGAIGEKLRAQVETQLLIFDVENFFYTKLYNIYESLQEKYNVPQDKRFVAPKCYGCSDKMYEEVIVLEDLLAQGFTVYDRMKSVYWNYAARVVEQIARFHALSVAFEKEHKEEFNKIVDRYNIQLVPVDLLQDSIKNAIKVVKEEYKDRLKRFLESSITVDYNEMYKPLKLNVLAHGDNRISNHLHRKDAVSTRSLYAVKKIALNVS
- the LOC119189503 gene encoding uncharacterized protein LOC119189503 (The sequence of the model RefSeq protein was modified relative to this genomic sequence to represent the inferred CDS: added 186 bases not found in genome assembly), with the protein product MFEQIAHITHPKRHDPAPVRRAAKTMAHAERVLTELVNKIITERKYDEPIAKLNPIVTSGANYTSQLFGVTISGKDKPDLNLFAKVAVFGEKIRTQGLDSLFKSEQYFYTKIKKIYRDLEDKHNIPDEHRFEIPEFYGCNETKYEEVIVIEDLTARGFRISDRLKGLNWEFAASAVTELAKFHALGFAYSAEDPKKFEESCKPLKAIFTTKDDKMKVLSKSIADKAIAAASIDHKEVMKKFLVNFSLDMFEMYNKPLHRPVLTHNDFRVSNLMEKIDERGRTHVRIVDYQTIRGGSPVIDLLYFIFSSTDEQFRAQYYDQLLDHYYTELSLAMKRLDLNPDEIYSREDFEIEYKTKLPFGLSLAVFVLPIVTIDENNAPKLNDEMDMSSFVMNNTSDLFPERLNGIISDYIRWGVL